One window of the Pelobates fuscus isolate aPelFus1 chromosome 12, aPelFus1.pri, whole genome shotgun sequence genome contains the following:
- the LOC134578579 gene encoding 5-hydroxytryptamine receptor 3A-like has translation MHDFGMMRQFKPLRIVSTCTVNIFKFPFDTQTCDLTLGSFVYSVDDILMVPFTNSSTATNESKQSFSSKGDWDLISITVLNKTDEYDDGAKFDVVKYEIKIKRTPLNYVINLIIPAVLMLFVDICSMFIQSYEDRLAFKITVVLGFSVLLLILNDMLPNSDTPPILGVFCCVCMGTMIFSIAGCVLTSYLMKLSYKQSKVPSWMNNCFLRNIARGMFVKCNGAQKDLEKVLPLDKDCYNNNNTKRKSLLPEKRKKFQRKRKPNPEVKLLRKILAVIVKIHEKWNTSIDQDNMKSEWYTAAVALDRLIVIVYLIIVITMVIILIISWTQ, from the exons ATGCATGATTTCGGAATGATGAGACAGTTTAAACCATTACGGATTGTTAGTACCTGTACCGTAAATATTTTCAAGTTCCCCTTTGACACACAGACTTGTGATCTGACTCTCGGTTCCTTTGTGTATTCAG TTGATGATATCCTTATGGTACCATTTACTAATTCCAGTACAGCGACCAATGAATCTAAACAATCATTTTCCAGTAAAGGAGACTGGGACCTGATAAGCATCACTGTACTTAACAAGACAGACGAGTATGATGATGGAGCAAAATTTGATGTAGTGAAATATGAA ataaaaataaagagaacTCCTCTAAATTATGTTATTAACCTCATTATCCCAGCTGTTCTCATGCTTTTCGTGGATATATGCAGTATGTTCATCCAGTCATATGAAGACAGACTAGCTTTCAAAATTACTGTGGTCTTGGGATTCTCTGTGctactgctgattttgaatgatATGCTTCCTAATTCTGACACTCCACCTATTTTAG GTGTATTctgctgtgtgtgcatgggtaCAATGATTTTCAGTATAGCTGGCTGTGTGCTTACCTCTTACTTGATGAAGTTATCTTACAAGCAATCTAAAGTTCCATCGTGGATGAACAATTGCTTTCTACGAAATATAGCACGTGGGATGTTTGTCAAATGCAATGGTGCCCAAAAAGATCTGGAAAAAGTACTCCCCTTGGACAAAG ATTGTTACAACAATAATAACACAAAGAGAAAATCTCTCCTGCCTGAGAAGAGGAAGAAGTTTCAGAGAAAAAGAAAACCTAACCCAGAGGTAAAACTTCTAAGAAAGATACTGGCAGTGATCGTGAAGATCCATGAGAAGTGGAATACATCCATTGACCAAGATAATATGAAGTCCGAGTGGTATACAGCAGCAGTGGCGTTAGATCGCCTGATTGTTATAGTTTATCTCATTATTGTGATTACTATGGTAATTATCCTGATTATTTCTTGGACACAATGA